A window of Bacteroidota bacterium genomic DNA:
AAACTGGATGTTGAAAGCATACAAGGTGACATCCTTGATCCGGCAAGTCTTGACAAACTTGTTAAAGGTACCGAGGTTGTCTTCCATCTGGCCGCCAGGATCAACCTCCACGGAGATAAACAAACAATGTACCGGACTCATGTCAATGGTACTGGAAACATCATCCTGGCCAGTGAAAAACACAATGTGAGGCGCTTGATCCATTTCAGCACCATCCATGCTATCGATCATAGCAACACCGTTAAACCGCTTGATGAAAACCGCCCCCTCATTTCGGAAAGCCGTATTATGTATGAATTATCAAAGGCTCACGGAGAAGGGTTGATCAGAAAACATCAAAACAGGATCCCTGAAACCATTATCATGAATCCCACTGCCATAATTGGCCCTCATGATTATGAACCGTCACTTCAAGGCCATTTCCTGCTCCAGCTGAAGAACAGAACACTTCCTGCGCTGGTCCCCGGTGGTTATAACTGGGTCGATGTCAGAGATGTCACCGCTGCCGCTGTCAAGGCAATTGACCACGGTGAAAGTGGCGACAGGTTTATCCTGTCCGGATACTGGCACGATTTCAGGGAAATTTCAGAAATGGTTGAGGAAATAACGGGAGTCCGAACTCCTAAAACTGAGATGCCCTTGCTTCTGGCCTGGATCGGATTACCCTTCATACAAGCCTGGGCATTGATCAGAAACGAAAAACCTCTTTACAACAAGGATACGCTCAGGGTTGTTTCTTCAGGAAGTAAAAACATTGATAATTCAAAAGCCCGTAAAATCCTGGGATTTAACCCACGCCCGGTTAAGGAATCCGTAAAGGATACTCTGAACTGGCTGGAAGAAAACAAGAAATAAACTCCGTAACGCTTGCTTACCCTACGTGGCATAACTTTCGCAAACCGGCACCATCTTTAATTGCAATGGTTTTCCCGGTTATCTCCACCAGTCCGTCTTCCTGGAAATTTTTTAAAATACGGATCACATTTTCTGTTGACATTCCTGCAAGCTCAGCCAGCTCCTTTCGGGTCAGATGCAAATCGAAAACCTGAGATTTAAAAATGTTTCCTGAAAGACACAGCAACAGGTCGGCAAGCCTTCCGTATGATTGCCTGTGCGTCATGAAAAAGAAACGGTTATTGATCAGGTTGGCATCTTCGCTCATGATATTGATGATGCGTGAAGCAAAAATCCCATTCTCGCGGACCAGGTATTTGAAGGTATTGATATCGATCAACCTGGCAACAGAATCCTGATATGCAGCAGCAGTATAGCGAAAAGTATCCCCGTCGTCGGAAAGGGCATTAAGCCCAACCAGGCTGCCGGGACCAATAATCTTGAGAATCAGGGTTTGATCGTTGTCTTCCAGGAAGACCTTGACCAATCCGTCACATAAAAAAATCACATGAGTGGCAAAAGCACCATGTTTGGCGATGATTTCCCCTTTCCTGAATTTTACCTCTACCTGCTTTTTATCCAGCAGCTCCTTCTGATCCTCTGTTAATACATCAAAACAGCGGCAATGGGAGTTTACCACCTTGCATGTAGATGTGATCGAGTTGTCCGTCATATATGTAGTTAAGTGATTAGTAAATAGCAAATTTAACAAATATCTCAATATCAACATATGGAAATTACAGTTCAAACATTGAACCAGATCAGTTTTCTCATAAACGAAGATCATTGTTTGCGCATTCGAAGGTAAAACCTGTACTGTTAATTTAGTAACAATAAATTCTGCTTCAAAAACACTAAAAAATAACAAATGAGAAAATTGGTTGTAATATTCCTGGCCATTTCCTTTCCTTTGCTGTTATTGGCAATTGTGGAATACCAGGAAGAAAAGGATGACCAGACGGCTAAGGAGATCAAACTGGTCAATTACGTCAGAAAAGCTGAACGGCAGCCCACACAGGTGGTGGATCACTCAAAGTTTGAGATCCTGCAAGGCACCTTTGAAAATGCGCATAAGGTTACGGCGGCCTGTCTTACCTGTCACAACGAACGCCATAAAGAGATCATGGAGACTTCCCATTGGCTTTGGCAACGCGAAGAGTTCATAGAGGGTAAGGGAGTAGTTCCGCTGGGCAAAAGAAATATCCTGAATAATTTTTGTATTGGCATTTCAGGAAGTGAGGGTACCTGTACCCGTTGCCATATTGGTTATGGCTGGGCAGATAAGTCATTCGATTTCCAGGAACCTACCAACATCGACTGCCTGGTATGTCATGATAAGACCGGAACCTATGAAAAGGAAAAAGGCGCGGCAGGTTATCCGGCTGCCTCTGTAAACCTGAACTATGTTGCTATGAACGTCGGTTCACCGGGAAGAGGAAATTGCGGTGTATGCCATTTCTGGGGAGGCGGTGGCAATAACGTAAAACATGGAGATCTTGAACAAGCCATGATGGATTGTTCCAGGGATGTTGACGTGCATATGACCACCTCCGGAGAAGATATGGCCTGCGTTGAATGCCATATCACCGAGAACCACCAGATGCTGGGCAAGCTGTATGCCCTTTCTTCAGAAAATAAAAACCGGGCTACCTGTGAACAATGCCACACAAGCGCACCTCATGAGAAAGACATCCTGAATGAGCATAATTGCCGGGTAGCCTGCCAGACCTGCCATATCCCCTACTATGCCAAAGCCAATGCTACCAAAATGATCTGGGACTGGTCGACGTCAGGGGATCTTGATGAAAATGGACATGAAAAACATGAAAACGATTGCGATGGGAACCACAAATACTTATCTATAAAAGGAACCTTTATCTGGAACGACCAGGTTG
This region includes:
- a CDS encoding NAD-dependent epimerase/dehydratase family protein — protein: KLDVESIQGDILDPASLDKLVKGTEVVFHLAARINLHGDKQTMYRTHVNGTGNIILASEKHNVRRLIHFSTIHAIDHSNTVKPLDENRPLISESRIMYELSKAHGEGLIRKHQNRIPETIIMNPTAIIGPHDYEPSLQGHFLLQLKNRTLPALVPGGYNWVDVRDVTAAAVKAIDHGESGDRFILSGYWHDFREISEMVEEITGVRTPKTEMPLLLAWIGLPFIQAWALIRNEKPLYNKDTLRVVSSGSKNIDNSKARKILGFNPRPVKESVKDTLNWLEENKK
- a CDS encoding Crp/Fnr family transcriptional regulator is translated as MTDNSITSTCKVVNSHCRCFDVLTEDQKELLDKKQVEVKFRKGEIIAKHGAFATHVIFLCDGLVKVFLEDNDQTLILKIIGPGSLVGLNALSDDGDTFRYTAAAYQDSVARLIDINTFKYLVRENGIFASRIINIMSEDANLINNRFFFMTHRQSYGRLADLLLCLSGNIFKSQVFDLHLTRKELAELAGMSTENVIRILKNFQEDGLVEITGKTIAIKDGAGLRKLCHVG
- a CDS encoding tetrathionate reductase family octaheme c-type cytochrome → MRKLVVIFLAISFPLLLLAIVEYQEEKDDQTAKEIKLVNYVRKAERQPTQVVDHSKFEILQGTFENAHKVTAACLTCHNERHKEIMETSHWLWQREEFIEGKGVVPLGKRNILNNFCIGISGSEGTCTRCHIGYGWADKSFDFQEPTNIDCLVCHDKTGTYEKEKGAAGYPAASVNLNYVAMNVGSPGRGNCGVCHFWGGGGNNVKHGDLEQAMMDCSRDVDVHMTTSGEDMACVECHITENHQMLGKLYALSSENKNRATCEQCHTSAPHEKDILNEHNCRVACQTCHIPYYAKANATKMIWDWSTSGDLDENGHEKHENDCDGNHKYLSIKGTFIWNDQVVPEYFWFNGIASHQLIEDPIDTIPVQMNSLDGKYLDKGLCQKTEIPSKIWPVKVHRGRQIYDTVNMTLIQPKLWDKEAGKGAYWTDFDWNKASAEGMAYVGLPYSGAYDFVETEMYWPLNHQVAPASQSLQCIDCHSRENSRIAGLTDFYLPGRDYKAGIDFAGILLITLAIGGVAVHTICRIISGRNCKLRKKY